In a single window of the Jaculus jaculus isolate mJacJac1 chromosome 9, mJacJac1.mat.Y.cur, whole genome shotgun sequence genome:
- the Hrob gene encoding homologous recombination OB-fold protein, with protein MACNFQKLFSVEEEFEDEDFLSAVEDVENHFAGALPESAGHLRPVHSWPQEPLQAQSSRALLLRSTSPSEALSPPAQRPCLPSPSTPQAIRDPLSMGTAPLRPISTPSNWAGNQRRVTVAGGLQEPAGPQCSALHPALTFEEPEQGEFDKALASMELECGVNCEAAQTLPAQHQGDPVSAKKARVADLSGSFQKGYMSTPHIADVTSRQGTPLEPVVHCRTPWPCLRPGAAGCLSVSAASAVPIQQINWESCPKDTPLLTPQLLQAAGGPIQSSPHDRLPGQTFQSSPAWLSSQPRFPGPRTPNSSSAVFPRGSLPSRAPASSVASPICTPKGSHSSLVPHASPQTPVVTNHLVQLVTAASRTPQQPTRPSIQAKTRRFPGPAGLLPHQHSGKNLEEIMVSTPQTPTHGALAKFRTQCQIVPSSQVSVEEDFGRGPWLAMKSALGLDERDHTCFLYTYSIVMVLRKAALKQLPRNKVPKMAVMIKSLTRSTMDASVVFKDPTGEMLGTVHRVLLETRQNELKPGSVLLLKQIGVFSPSLRNHYLNVTPNNLVHIYGPDSGDGNFLKPSQPSPKDPGSFPDSLQPDVATQPAQGLRTVQTPEAGASPEEEHLETDDLDGLLSELPEDFFCGPSSWDCLKAGHPP; from the exons ATG gcaTGCAATTTTCAGAAGCTGTTTTCTGTGGAAGAGGAGTTTGAGGATGAG GATTTCTTGTCTGCTGTGGAGGACGTAGAGAACCACTTTGCTGGTGCACTGCCTGAGAGTGCAGGGCATCTGAGACCTGTCCATTCCTGGCCACAGGAGCCTCTGCAGGCACAGTCCTCAAGAGCACTGCTGTTGCGCTCCACCTCTCCTTCGGAGGCTTTGAGCCCACCTGCCCAGAGACCCTGCCTTCCTTCCCCCAGCACGCCCCAGGCCATCAGAGATCCACTTTCCATGGGAACAGCCCCCCTAAGGCCTATTTCAACTCCCAGCAACTGGGCTGGCAATCAGAGAAGGGTAACAGTGGCAGGAGGGCTCCAAGAGCCAGCAGGACCTCAGTGCTCAGCCCTACACCCTGCACTCACCTTTGAGGAGCCTGAGCAAGGTGAATTTGATAAGGCCCTGGCAAGCATGGAGCTGGAATGTGGAGTTAACTGTGAGGCCGCCCAAACCCTGCCTGCTCAGCATCAAGGGGACCCCGTATCGGCAAAAAAGGCTCGGGTAGCTGATCTGAGTGGATCTTTCCAGAAGGGATACATGTCCACTCCCCACATAGCAGATGTCACATCAAGGCAGGGTACGCCTCTAGAACCTGTTGTCCATTGTAGGACTCCATGGCCCTGCTTGAGACCTGGTGCTGCAGGCTGCCTTTCTGTCTCAGCTGCCTCTGCAGTTCCTATTCAGCAAATCAACTGGGAAAGCTGTCCCAAAGACACTCCTCTTTTAACACCTCAGCTTCTTCAAGCTGCTGGAGGGCCAATTCAGAGCAGCCCGCATGATCGTTTACCTGGTCAGACATTTCAGTCTTCTCCTGCCTGGTTAAGTAGCCAACCTCGTTTTCCTGGACCTCGAACTCCTAACTCCAGCTCTGCAGTATTTCCTCGGGGATCCTTGCCATCCCGAGCCCCAGCGTCTTCTGTTGCATCTCCCATCTGCACCCCCAAAGGTTCTCATTCCTCCCTGGTTCCTCATGCATCTCCACAGACACCAGTAGTCACCAATCATTTGGTACAACTGGTCACTGCTGCCAGCCGGACACCCCAGCAGCCTACCCGACCCTCCATCCAAGCCAAAACCCGCCGCTTCCCTGGCCCAGCAGGGCTCCTGCCTCACCAG CACAGTGGCAAGAATCTGGAGGAGATCATGGTGTCCACCCCCCAGACTCCGACTCATGGTGCTCTGGCCAAATTCCGCACACAG tgccagattgttCCTAGTTCCCAGGTATCAGTGGAAGAGGACTTTGGGCGGGGGCCCTGGCTAGCCATGAAATCTGCTCTGGGCCTGGATGAGAGAGACCACACCTGCTTCCTCTATACCTACAGCATTGTTATGGTGTTGCGGAAG GCAGCCCTGAAACAGCTCCCCAGGAACAAGGTCCCCAAAATGGCAGTGATGATCAAGTCCCTGACTCGGAGCACAATGGATGCCAGTGTGGTTTTTAAGGACCCCACAG GAGAGATGCTGGGAACAGTGCACAGGGTGCTGCTGGAGACACGCCAGAATGAACTGAAGCCTGGCTCGGTGCTGCTACTGAAGCAG ATTGGAGTGTTTTCTCCTTCACTGAGAAACCACTACCTCAACGTGACACCCAACAATCTAGTCCATATTTATGGTCCAGATTCTGGGGATGGGAACTTCCTCAAGCCATCTCAGCCCTCACCCAAG GATCCAGGAAGCTTCCCTGACAGCCTCCAGCCTGATGTGGCCACACAGCCTGCACAAGGACTCAGAACAGTGCAGACCCCAGAAGCAGGAGCATCCCCCGAGGAAGAGCACCTAGAGACAG ATGACCTGGATGGACTTCTGAGTGAGCTCCCTGAGGACTTCTTCTGTGGGCCCAGCAGTTGGGACTGCCTCAAGGCAGGGCACCCACCATGA